The following nucleotide sequence is from Apium graveolens cultivar Ventura chromosome 4, ASM990537v1, whole genome shotgun sequence.
ACTCGAAGAATCATAGACATAACATATTAAATTGATTACTAATTATCATCATTCTCACTGTCTATGTCAGAGTTAGGGGATGGACGATATCGGGAAGATGTAGTCTCCATGATCATGACAACTTGATTTTGCATTGCTTTCACGTGATCCTTCATTTCCTTTAATTCTTGTTGCACTTTATGATTTTCATCACTGCCAAATGTTGAAGTGCACGGAACAATCTCAGGAGGGGAAAAAAGGCTTTGTGATGAACCTAGTCCATACACTCTTTTTTTCTTGTCAAACCCTCCAGCTGCTTCAAGAAATAAAGCATTTTCATCCACAGGTTGCCTAGTCTTCTCTTGTTGCTCACGAAACTTTTCAAACAATTCCTATATATACAAAATAATAACATCAACCACCATACTGGTAAAATTCAATGCGCATATTTGACAAGCTTTTTTTTGGAAGGCAACAATAATTTACTGGATCACATAACCATATCCAAATGCACTCGTCAACAAGGACATCAACCAACAAACTAACCTTTTAACAACACACTAAAAgcataaaataatttttactCCCCCACAAGATGGTGTTTTATTAATGGTGAATACAACAACCTACAATATATCATGTTTCTGAAAATCAAGTACAAAAACAGTACTTGGGATAACTTGCAGTATTTTCCTATAATACCACCACTATGCAACATCCGAAATTAAACACAACATTAATGATTGATTCCCTTGGTCATTATACCGTCCACAATTAGAAGACTCTCCTAATGTGTGGCTAcctataattttattattttttcgGGATCCATGTGTTTAATTAGGGGCATGTAGCAATCTTGTGTTAATCTTTTGTGAAATTAAAATAGTTCCATTTCTCCCCCTCCCCTTCCCTCGCCGTTGCAGAATTTGACAGTCTTCTAGTTGTGTCATAAATACATGTTAATTAACACAACAGAACAGGACCCAAAAACATACACAAACGTTAATCCATAGCATTTCAAGTTAAAATGACTTCTAAATACCTGAATTTTGCACAAACACGGCCCATCAACTCATTATCGCTCAAACTCAAATTTTACAACTACCCTAACCCCGAAAGATCAGGTATAGGACCCGTAAATGAATTTGAATACAACCAAACTTCAGTTAACTCAGTCATACTACCCAAAACCTTAATATTCCCATTCAATTTCGACAAACTTTGCTGACCATTTAACCACAATGTGTGTATCGAAGAACCCAAAAAACTACCAGACAATTAACCTTATAAGTAATTAAACGCAAGGTCTAAAAATGTCAAGCCAACACACGTATCCCCACCGAAAAAATCAGGAATCTTTCCAGTAATATTACACTTAGTAGCTGAAAATTTCTGTAAAGTACTAACACTTTTAATACTATCAGGTAATTGCCAAACATTAAAACTATCATACCCTATATAAGCATCTTGTAAATAAGTCATACCATCAAAAAATAAAAGGCTATAAATACAAACTTATCAAAACTTATCATTCGGCATTTCTGGATCAAAACTCGGACCAGCTGCATCCATCACCATATTGTACATTAGGTTGTCATTTTCTCTTCTATCTTGGGTATTGGAGTAATATGTGGAGGATTGTTCTTCGCTTTGTCTAACAACATACGGTTCTCCATGTCGATCCCACACATAATAATCTCTTGTAAACCCTTTCTTCAACAAGTGTAGTTTCACTGCATCCCAAAATTTGCGGTTCTCGCACTTGGAGCATGGACACTGAATATTTGTCCCATTCATGGACGAATCTCGAGATATAACATATTGCATAAATTTTTCCAATCCGTCTAGAAAAATCGGATTCAAACATCCTTCACTATCTTTTCTTTGATACATCCAAATTCGATCATTATTCATGTTGAAATATTTAATAACCTACAAAAACATAAATATTCACTACTAATATGTGTTACTGCAAATTAAACTAACATTAGCAAGATAAAATTATGGTTCTTAAATGATAATGATTTTAATTAagaacataaatataaaaaatggGCAAGTTGAGCTAACTAAAACATGTTAAACTTTAAAAAAGATTATGACACATATGCATGTATAAAGTAAGAGAAACGATTAGCATAAAAATACCTAAACAAAATTGATATTAACTAATTGTAATGACAACATTTTTTTAAGAAATACGAATTAGCAATATTATATTAGCGGATGTTAACaaaagaaattaaattaaattgcAAGAGTTAAAGTATAAACTTGTTtatgaaggaagtaaccttaaAAAGCAATTGGTGAATGATTTGTTTTAATTTGGCAGCATGGTGGTGAAGAAGCGAAGTGGAGAAGACGAACAATAGTAAAAGAACATTAGTAAAATGCTTGAAAAGAGGTTTATTCACATACGTACATGAACCGTTGAGCATTAAATAGGTAGTTGAAATTTATTTCAATCACCAACAGATTAGTAACGGAATAATATTTAACCGATTCAATTTTACAATGGTTTAGTAACTAAAATAATACCACCGATCCAATTTTAAAACGAATTAGTAAGGAAATGGAGTGTAAATTTTTGCAACAAATAGTCAACGAAATACTAACGGACCCGTCAACAGAATTTCCAACAGAATTTCCAACGGATTATGCCGATGGGAGAGCGTTGGTAATTCCTAGCTAATTCGTTGTTATTTCGTTATAACTTTGGTATCTATCCGTTGCAAATCCATTGCCATTTGGTTGCTGGACTAATTTTCCGCCTTCTAATCCTAACGGATTATTTCGTTAGCAGATATCCGTTACTGAACCGTTGGTAATCTCTTAGAAGGGTACTGACTTTTCTACACCTTAATAATTTATAACGGATTATTTTCCATTGTTAATTTTCGTTGGGAATTCTTGTAGTGTCATCTGAACTCGAGCTCGCCTAGACAAGAACTTCCCTTCTGTCTGTTTCTTCTCAATAAACTGCACTGCATCACAAAATAACTTATTCTGTTCTAGTTCCTTCACTTTCGACAAACTCACTTCCTTGTAATCCTTATATCCTTCGCTCACACACTGCCTTTTCACACCTCGTCCACTCTCGAAAAATCCATCATCCATCTTACTCAAACCACTCGACTTAAAACCGAAACTGATCCAATCAAAACCAGAAGCCTTGTTTTCACTTTTTCCATCCTTGCACTCCTGCTGCATCCAAGAATCTCCACAGATAACATCGAAATCATCATCCGAATGCTTCGCAAACATGTCATAAGGTGCATGATCATCATCTTTGACATGCTTGCGCTTCTTGTCATTAACAATATCTTTGCTCTGTTTAACCATATTATTCATATTCACAATAAATAAAACGTTAAATCGAATTATGGAAAATACTAAACGTAAACAAACAATTTAAATTCACAATACCTGATTAAGAATTGTCAAAAGCAATCTGTCAATGTCTTTATCTCCACGTAAATTTGTAGCCGAATTTTCCAAAATTATGAGCCTGATTATTATTAGCTAAAAGCTAATCATGTAATATGCATGTTATGAGACAGATGCATGCAATATATATAGAGTCAGGCACGAAAAACCCTAGTTCGAAAAGGTAGAATCCGAGTCTGAATCGGAATTTTTTGTATTATTCTTGATTTAATTTTAGTTAACAAATTTAACGTCTAGATTTTTTTATCGTAGAGAACGTCGTCGCTAACATTCAGATGCGCACTGGGTAAACGCCTCACGCAAACCCTTGATTTTACCACATTTGATAGATAAATACACGTGATTATCTTTTTTCGTTTTATCACTTTccatattaaaataaataatgagtaaatttattatgaattcaagaataaaaataacaataacatattgttgattttttttttactaatTGAGTATATGTCCTAACAAATCTCTCCCAGAACCTAGGAGATAAGCCCTTAACCACTTGAGTTATCTCATCGCGCTCAATACATTGTTGATTTAATATAAGCCAAAATTAGGTATTATCTTCGATAATCAACTAgatcataatttaaattaaacctGTTGAAATTCACTTAAAATCAATAaacttaaaaataataataacatatCGTGATTTGATTTAAGTCAAAATTAAATACTCGCTATGTCCCAAAATACAAGTCTCTTTGACTTTTTACGCATATTTTAAGGTGAATACAAAGGATATTTCCacaaattatttttcaaattttctttttctgaataaaagtgtAATACTAAATTTTTattaagaattttttttaaaaaaaaaatataaaactatgACTTTTAAACATTTTAAAAAACGCTGAAAATTCAAAATGACTTGTATTTTAAGACGAGATGAGTATTACCTTCAATATATAATCAACTAAATCATAACTTAAATTAAGGCGGTTGAAATTCACTTAAAATAGATAAACTTAATTTCGGAATGAGCAATCTGGGATTTCGAATTACTCAAATTCTTGCATGAATTAAAGTCGAAAAAGATACTTAAATTTATTTAATTGAATACAAATTCGAGTTATCGCCGGCAGGCAGGACCAGACTTACATTACACACACAGTGGGTACATATTTGAGGCAAAAGGTGGGCATATGACACACACACATGCCATGCCAAAACAGTCCATCCCCATCGCCAGTGGGAGTGAATCCCCTCACATGCCAGCACCTCCTGATAACATAAAACTTGTGCACCTCCTTTCTTGATTCCTCCgttaatctctctctctctctctctctctctcattttcttGGAATCCTTCCTTCCCCattaatctctctctctctctctctctctctctctctctctctctctctctctctctctctctcaattccCCAGACACTCCACCCCGTCTCAATCCCAATTAAATTCAACTTCTCAACTCACTTCTTCACACAACCCATTAGTCCATTACTCACTTCAACTTGAATTTCACAACAAAAATGACAACCCCTTTGCTTCTTGCTGCTAAATTACCTCAACACCCATCTCAATCATCTCTACACAGCTTAAAGTTTCAATCTTTAAATCACCACAAATTCAAGAATGTGTCTTTTTGCTTGGGCCAAAAACAAATGGTGGGTGCTTATAGGAGGAGTGTATTATCACTTCAATCAAGAAAAAGATTGGAACCCATTTGTGCACTTGAATCAGATATTCCAAAGGTAATATCTTGACTACCCTTTTGAACTTTAGTTGTGCTTTTGTTGAATTTAAGTGATGGTTTTGAGTTTGTTTGAAGGTGGAAGCAGTGGAATTGGAGAAAAATGAAAAGTTTGAGCAATGGGATTCTTGGACTGCTAAATTTGCGGGAGCTTCGAACTTGCCATTTTTGTTGTTGCAGCTACCTCAGATCATTCTCAATGCTCGGAATCTAATGGCGGGCAATCCCTCTGCATTACTTGCTATTCCATGGCTGGTATGTTTTGCATTTTCTCACTCTCtctgtttttttttaaaaaaaaatggtATATGGGAAGTTGGGAACTTATATAGGATTAGGGAGGGTACCAATTTCGGGTTTTGGTCCTTTTTCCTTGTAAATGTACCGAACTTTAGAGGTTTAAATAAGTAATAGTATTTAGATTAATCAACTTGTGTCATTTTGGGGCTTTGTCTATGCAATGAACTAATGATCATGTTGACAATGTAGTCGGGTTCTGGTTGTGCATTATGTAGACATTGCCACCCCTAGGGAAGGAGAAAGGGGATTATGAAGTATATTTGTTTTTTAATGATTGTGATCTAAGACTATAAGAGATATTGAAAATTGAACATGTTGGAGTTTTTTAAGATTTGAGATGTTACAATAATGTAGGGTATGCTTACTGGATTGCTTGGGAATATGTCTTTGTTGTCGTACTTTGTGAAGAAGAGGGAAACTGAGGTGGTAGTGGTACAAACCTTGGGAGTTGTATCCATATATGCAGTGATCACTCAGCTGGCTATAGCGGAAGCTATGCCTTTCCCATATTTTGTTGTCATTTCTGCAGTAGTTGCTTCTTGTCTTCTTGTCAATTTTATGAAGTACTTTAATTTTCTCAACGATGGAGTTTGGCGATTATGGGAAGATTTCATTACCATTGGAGGGCTCTCGGCACTTCCACAAGTAATAGACTATATAAATCTTATGCGCATTTACCCAGTTTATTATCAAATTTGTTAAGGTAACAATGTTACTATTTCATGAAAATTTCAGGTTATGTGGTCGACATTTATTCCTTATGTTCCAAATACTATATTACCGGGGTCAGTGGCTTTTGTTTTGGCAGCGGTTGCAGTTGTTATGGTAAAAGCATACATTTGCTCTGTATTCTATTTTTTCTAATTTCTGTTTTTGTCTTAACCCAGAAAGTGTGACAGATATGATGATGATAGTGTTCCGTTTATACCAAAGTCTCCCACGTCTTCTCTTTCATTTGTTGCAAAATAGACTTTAAAGTTAGTCCATATTGACCCAATGGAAGCATGCAAATTTCTTACACATGAATATTTTGTCTTTGTACTTCGTGACTAATCCCTTCCCTTTGAAGATATTTCAGTATCGTACACTTTATTGTTAAATCTGACAAACATTTTGACACCTTTCAGCGATCTGACTCTTCATGTTATGCTGATCCTCAATTATTCGCGATGTTATTAATAGACTTGAACAGACTGTAAACATAGTAATACACATATTATCGTTTTGTTAGTTATATAACATGCTTCCTCTCCACACACCGACAAAGTTACATttgattaaaaaaaatattaatttttgtttCCATCAAAACATCAGAAATAGAAATAACCCATGTATCCATGTCAATCCTAAGTCTAGTTACAGGTTAGTTGAGTGAAAGTTTCTTTATATTATAACTAGGATGTTAAATTAGAAGAGTATATATGATTGTATATTTACTAACAATAACAGTTCTGCAAACCAGATATTTGCACAACTGATAAGTTTGTAGCATGGATAGAGCATTTTATGTTCTACTCCTAAAGTAAACAAATAGTTAATGTTAATAGAGTACGTGTATATTATTTTAATGTTTGATTTTTTTATGTCCAAATATCCCAAAAAGTATGAAATCCATATTTTAAATTTCTGACTGTGCACTCAAATTAAGAGAATGGTTAAATGCAGACATTGCACTTCTCTGATATAGCTGCTGCCCATTTGTACAGGCTCGATTGGGCAAACTTTCAGAAAAAGCCACCGAATTTGTTGGGTCAATATCTGGGTGGACTGCAACTCTTCTCTTTATGTGGATGCCAGTTGCACAAACGGTAAACCTCACGGTCAAGcattaaattttcaaaaaattatcTCTTGTGAGATTGTTTATTTAGTCTCTTGTTTCCTTTTTAGTGGACAAATTTTTTAAATCCTGAAAATATAAAAGGATTATCTGCTGTTTCAATGTTGCTTGCCATGATTGGAAACGGACTTATGATCCCACGAGCACTCTTCATTCGGGATTTGATGTGGTATGCCTGAGTTTCCTCTTTTATCTTTGTTTATTGTTTTGGCCAAAACCCTCTCCTATCAGACTTCTTACCCTGGATATTCTCAGCATACTTTTTTTCTTAGCACTGTTAGGGCTGAGATAGTCCTTGATTGCAATTCACTAAATAAATTTGTAGATATTATAGTTATTGGTGTTTGATAGATCAACATATCAGAACTTTTTAATAGACATGTTTGTCTATTTTCGCTCACCTCACCAGAAATGATCAACTAAGTTCCCTCTCTTACTCTCAACCCAAAGTGGACCAAGATAATTCACCTCTCCATACATCACGTAGATCTCGTCTTTGTTTACATACTGATCAAAGCTCTTTGGTTTGACATCACATGTATGTAAGATTTGAACAATATGTTATACAGGAAGTTCATAAGTAAGAAAATTAGCAGTGCCTAGGAAAATAAAAAATACAGCAAACAAAACAATGGGACTTCATATGTAAAATGATTAAAGCGTAACCTGGTGAAAACTGAAAACTACTCTGCGTCTCATATTCTGAATATTTACTAGAATAAAAATACTATAGCAGATGAACGACAAAAGATTGATTGTACATTAAAGAAAGGAAATGACATTTATCTATATGGTTTTACAGTATATGAATTTTTTGATTCTGTTTGCATAATGCAAATACTGACATCACATAATTAGTCAGTTCAACTAAACCTTTTAAGCTATCTAATAACTAGACTGTACACTGCACTATTTTCACCATCTTTTCTTTAAACTACTGTTTTTAATATATAGTTTTTTAACTGGAATTAATGTCTGGCTTGTAATAATCTGCTCAACCTATTTTCCCAGGCTTATTGGATCATTTAATGGTAACTCTAACATAATGTGAAATGGTTGTAGGTTCACAGGTTCAACCTGGGCATCAATATTTTATGGATGGGGGAACCTTATATGCTTATATTGGTAGCGCTTTTTCGTAATTGATGCCTGTTTACATATTACTTTGTTGGACCCTTTAACGAGCATCACCTTCTAACATGATTTACTTTCTGTTCAATTCAGTTTTAACAGTATCAGCAGGGAGTTTTTCTTGGCAGCAACACTTGGATTGTTTTCCTGGATAGGTATTTCGATGATCTGTCCTTAATTAATGAATCTTCTTCTAACCTACTTTGCCGAAGTGACCTGAAGAACATAGATATGATGTAATTTCTTTTTTGTGATAGGATTTGCACTTTGGAGCGACACCAGGGTCTACGGGTACAAGTCTCCCTTGAGATCTTTGAAGGAATTAGTTTTCGGGCCATAAATTTATCAGTACGTACAGACAAAGGGAGATACTTGGAAGAGATACATGATTCGATGCAAGCACAAAGTGCTACAAATTTTCTGGATTTCATCGAGTTATACATAGTGTTGCTTGTAAAACCAACTAGAAGCATTTGATGCAGTTGCTGTAGCTCAAGGCGATGAGCAATTGGTAGGTAACTAGTAAAGTAGAGTGACGTTTATACTTGAAGAGGCGTAGTTAAAAGAGGAATGTTGAGATCGACTATGCAAGGACAAGTGCCTCTGTGTGTTAGTGTAAATAACAGAGTCAATAAGGTGTTTGTTAATCGCGAAATGTAGCAACTGCGAAGTTGACTACATGTTGTACTTGTTATCTGCTAGGACATGGGGTTTGAAATGTAGGAACCTCTTTAAGAAATTAGGGTAATATTGTGTACCTTTCTCAGGCAAAACGATCCTGGGTAAGACCAGATTACGGCAGAATAAAAGTTCACTTTTCTTGCATTCGTTAGTTTAATTCTCTTGTAATTAGCGTCCTTGACATGTCCTCGTCTTTTCTAAAAGATGGACGAGCTGATTACTTGTATTAGCATGTTCCAAACTGAACAATAATAATTTTATGTTGATGTTGCATATCCGAACATAAAAATTTATGTCCATAGTCCTAAGATATAAGTTATTCGTATTTTAACAAGGAAATACAAAAGTTATCATTGTAACATATAAGTTATTCATCATAACATACAGATACAAAAGTTATTTATGTTTTATAAAAGTTATTCATTACAATGTATGAGTTATTTTCCGTAAACGAAGTTTGAAATTTTAACATTCTCAAATTTTAACTAACCATAAACGAAGTTTGAATTTTTAACTTTCTCAAATCTTAACTAACTGAATCAAAATTTTGTGGTTTTAATACGTTTAAGTTGACCTTATACATGAGCACAATTGGATAGTTCAAGTGCTTAAGAGTTTATTGTCATCCCAGATACTCATCGTAAGATTATAAGCCATATATATTTGTCAAAAAAAGTTGACCAAATACGTTAATTTCCGGAACAATTTTTCTCAAAAATATATTAAAACCAAAAATGGTTCATAAAAATAACTCTTGCCGACTATTTTATGTTATTGCCTTAACAAACATATGTTTACTTATTGGAACACATGTCGACAGAAAGAAAGTGACAGTTATGTTCCTATAACTTCATCATTTTCCTTCTCTAATTTACCCTTTCCCCACTTAACAGAACCCATCCATATGAATATGCAACACACACGCACACACTTTTCTTTATATACAAAAcccacacacacaaacacacagtGCTCTTAAATCTCTACTTTTTCTTACAATTCTTGATTCATTCAAAAATGGAGACTTTTTGTAATAATCACAGTGGTGAATCTGAAATCACCAGGAGAAAAAAACCCATGATTGATCAAGAAAGTGGTGATGAAAAAAGTGAAAATCTTGGGAAAAAAGTTGATAAAATGAGGAAAATAATACTGGGAATTGGGTTTTGGGTACAAGGAATGAGATGTTTTCCATGGTTAGGTGTTAGTTTTTTTCTTAAAGATGGTCTTAAACTTGACCCTTCTACCCTTCAAATTCTTCAAGTTTCTGCTAATCTTCCCATGGTTGCTAAGCCCTTTTATGGTATTTTGTCTGATTCTTTTTATATTTTTGGACAGCATCGTCTCCCTTACATTGCCATTGGAGGTATATTTACTGCTCTTTTTGTTTAAAGTTTGTGTCTTTATCTATTTTATGTTATTATTGATTGCTGGTGATTCTGTGGTTTCATGTGTATGTGTTTAAGTTGTGTGATCTTGTTATGAATTTGCATTTTAGAATCTAGTAATGTTAGCAAAAAATGCAAGATAGTATTCTTGATTTTTGTACGAAGGCATGTATCTGTGTGAGTAGGGTAGTATGTTACTATGGCAAGATGAGTGAACTGAGATATACTCAGATTTAAGGATGATAATTTTGGGTTTCGGAATGTTCTCTAAATTCACGTTGTTCTGCAACTTCTCGAAAATGCCATAAAATGAATATGTAAGCTTGATTGAGTGGTGTTAAGTCAAAATCGAGGCGGATTTGGGTCATGTTAGACAGGGGTGCCATTTGCGAATTCACCTTTACTTGGATGAGGTTTGATGAGGGTAAGCAAAGACTGTAAGATAGAAATTCGTCGTGAATGTGAGGAATGCATATTTAAGGTCAAGATGAGTCATTTAAATTCTTATTCTTCCTCATATGATAATTTTAAGTAAGGATATGTACATCAGTTAGATGCTTCAATCTTATTTTTCAACTTGAGAATGTATCGTATCTTTCCTTATTAATTAAGGCATATGGTTTTATCGAAGTGGAATCTTGGAATTATGGATATGCATTTTTTTTAGTTTTGATTTTGGATGTCTTAATAAATATGATATTGAAAGGTATTATTTGTAACTGGAGCAACCTATTAATTCTTCCGTGTCATGCAGCTTTTTTGCAAGCCCTGTCATGGCTTGCTATTGCATTTGTTCCCACATCAAGTAGCTCGTTTCTCTCGATCACTCTATATCTCCTCCTTGGGAATCTTGGTGCTTCGATAGTCGAAGTTGCAAATGACGCCATTGTTGCTGAGACGGGAAAACAATCTAGTTCCTCGCCAAAGAAACCACAGGCTTCCTCTGGTGAATTACAGTCATTTGTTTGGATGGCATCTTCCATTGGTGGCGTGCTCGGTAACCTTCTTGCCGGTATTGCGATTGACTCTACCTCCCCACAAACAATGTTCCTGCTCTTCGGGGTTCTTCTCACTATTCAGTTTGTCGTATCAGTCTCCATTCACGAGAGTTCTCTTGACCTTCCTAAGACTTTATCTAGTACTGGGATTAAAAGGCAGCTATCAGAGCTCCTGGTTGCATTGAAGAAACCTGAGATATCATATTCAATAGCCTGGTTTGCATCGTCATATGCCATAATTCCAGCCTTGACAGGCACCATGTTCTTCTATCAAACACAGTACCTAAAGATTGAAAACTCAGTTTTGGGGATTTCTAAGGTGATTGGGCAGGTAACAATGCTGTTGTGGGGAGTACTATACAATAAACACCTAAAGTCAGTTCCTCCTAGGAAAGTCATTGCCGCTATTCAGGTTGCTATGGCAGTTCTCATGGTTTCTGATGTGTTATTCGTGAAAGGGATATATCATACAATGGGACTACCAGACTCAGTATATGTTGCCATCTTCTCGGGCTTTATTGAGGTTCTATGCTTTTTTAAAATACTACCTTTTATGATTCTAACCGCTCAGCTCTGCCCAAAAGGATGTGAGGGATCAATAATGGCTTTCCTTATGTCTGCTATAGCACTTGCGTTAATGGTGAGTGGATACCTAGGTGTTATGCTTGCATCATATGTTGGGGTGACAGCAAATGATTTCTTGGGCTTGCCACGAGGTCTTCTGATCCAGGCAGCATTCACGCTCTTGCCACTATACTGGTCCTCGTATATCCCAGATGATGCAAATATCAAagtcaaaagaaaagaaaactgagCTCAATCTTAGTTTAAGAATTAGGTTAGTTATATATTATGCACACATTATTGTCCTAGTAATATAGAATGTAGAATATGTTCTTTCGCTGGGATCTCACGAGGCATGATAGCCGAACTGATATTGCATTGTGCTTCCATCATAAAGTTCTTGTGTTTTATTTGTGAAGCTTTCATGAGATCAGTGTGATATTTGAAGTTTTTTCTGCACAGTTTCTTACAGCGACCTCCAATTAATATGTCGTGGTAAAGTTGACGTCTGTGATGGTTACAATATAAGTGCTATGGTTTGTTCTTTACAGGAAACTTAGAGTTATGTTCTAGGTCTGTGAGGGTGGACAATATAAAGGCTCCGTCTTTGATGTGCTTCATGATCACTGAAGCAATACAAGTATTTTGTTGATTCAGATAGGATGTACAGTAGATCGGATAAAT
It contains:
- the LOC141721460 gene encoding maltose excess protein 1-like, chloroplastic; the protein is MTTPLLLAAKLPQHPSQSSLHSLKFQSLNHHKFKNVSFCLGQKQMVGAYRRSVLSLQSRKRLEPICALESDIPKVEAVELEKNEKFEQWDSWTAKFAGASNLPFLLLQLPQIILNARNLMAGNPSALLAIPWLGMLTGLLGNMSLLSYFVKKRETEVVVVQTLGVVSIYAVITQLAIAEAMPFPYFVVISAVVASCLLVNFMKYFNFLNDGVWRLWEDFITIGGLSALPQVMWSTFIPYVPNTILPGSVAFVLAAVAVVMARLGKLSEKATEFVGSISGWTATLLFMWMPVAQTWTNFLNPENIKGLSAVSMLLAMIGNGLMIPRALFIRDLMWFTGSTWASIFYGWGNLICLYCFNSISREFFLAATLGLFSWIGFALWSDTRVYGYKSPLRSLKELVFGP
- the LOC141721461 gene encoding putative folate-biopterin transporter 7 — its product is METFCNNHSGESEITRRKKPMIDQESGDEKSENLGKKVDKMRKIILGIGFWVQGMRCFPWLGVSFFLKDGLKLDPSTLQILQVSANLPMVAKPFYGILSDSFYIFGQHRLPYIAIGAFLQALSWLAIAFVPTSSSSFLSITLYLLLGNLGASIVEVANDAIVAETGKQSSSSPKKPQASSGELQSFVWMASSIGGVLGNLLAGIAIDSTSPQTMFLLFGVLLTIQFVVSVSIHESSLDLPKTLSSTGIKRQLSELLVALKKPEISYSIAWFASSYAIIPALTGTMFFYQTQYLKIENSVLGISKVIGQVTMLLWGVLYNKHLKSVPPRKVIAAIQVAMAVLMVSDVLFVKGIYHTMGLPDSVYVAIFSGFIEVLCFFKILPFMILTAQLCPKGCEGSIMAFLMSAIALALMVSGYLGVMLASYVGVTANDFLGLPRGLLIQAAFTLLPLYWSSYIPDDANIKVKRKEN